A single Streptomyces sp. Edi2 DNA region contains:
- a CDS encoding M55 family metallopeptidase: protein MKILISADMEGATGVTWPADVLPGTPQWERCRHMFTSDVNAAIAGFFDGGADEVLVNEAHWTMRNLLLEQLDERAQMLTGRHKSLSMVEGVQHGDVDGIAFVGYHTGAGTEGVLAHTYLANTLTGVWVDGTRASEGYLNSLVVAEYGVPVVLVTGDDRTCQDALGYAPQAPGVAVKDYVSRYAAVCRPPARTAAEIRAAACKGTALAVRHEPSRRGPFRFELEFDAEHLVGAATCIPGVERTGERRAAYTCQDMYEAIRCFKAVTTVVSSAVEEQYG, encoded by the coding sequence GTGAAGATCCTCATCTCCGCGGACATGGAGGGCGCCACGGGCGTGACCTGGCCGGCCGATGTGCTGCCCGGCACCCCTCAATGGGAGCGCTGCCGCCATATGTTCACGTCCGACGTCAATGCGGCGATCGCCGGATTCTTCGACGGCGGGGCCGACGAGGTGCTGGTCAACGAGGCGCACTGGACCATGCGCAATCTCCTGCTGGAACAGCTCGACGAGCGGGCGCAGATGCTCACCGGACGGCACAAATCGCTCAGCATGGTCGAAGGTGTGCAGCACGGCGACGTCGACGGCATCGCCTTCGTCGGCTACCACACCGGGGCGGGCACCGAAGGCGTCCTTGCGCACACCTACCTCGCCAACACCCTCACCGGGGTCTGGGTCGACGGCACCCGCGCGAGCGAGGGCTATCTCAACTCCCTTGTGGTCGCCGAGTACGGCGTACCGGTGGTGCTGGTCACCGGCGACGACCGCACCTGCCAGGACGCGCTGGGCTACGCCCCGCAGGCACCGGGTGTGGCGGTCAAGGACTATGTGTCGCGCTATGCGGCGGTGTGCCGGCCGCCGGCCCGTACGGCAGCCGAGATCCGGGCCGCGGCCTGCAAGGGGACGGCGCTGGCGGTACGTCACGAACCCTCCCGGCGCGGACCGTTCCGGTTCGAGTTGGAGTTCGACGCCGAGCATCTGGTGGGCGCCGCGACCTGCATTCCCGGCGTGGAGCGAACGGGAGAGCGCCGCGCTGCGTATACCTGTCAGGACATGTACGAAGCCATCCGGTGCTTCAAGGCGGTCACCACCGTCGTGTCGTCCGCCGTGGAGGAGCAATATGGCTGA
- a CDS encoding helix-turn-helix domain-containing protein, translating into MVSEALNDALPQRGIRADSEDEQLAILTELIAQTLCDRNPGFREVIEHGGHQQVTRLIEEVLRRGRPLPDKVRAVMLRTDTDIHLVASALGDCLVSAPKEAPGLLIPAQLADGKSGRARLKGVLRHRAAVVGHAVPAHEAAASVRSASRLLDLASPHDGPEAGVVFVDDHLSSLLLLQDESLSRTLIARHLSPLAGLTPERCERLEATLLAWLGGMGAPEVAKALSIHPQTVRYRMRQLEKLFGAGLRDPRTRFEIEMALRSRQLMAGARRRRAAATRRPHTAAKPRRALPRP; encoded by the coding sequence ATGGTGAGCGAAGCCCTCAACGACGCCTTACCGCAACGCGGCATCCGGGCCGACAGCGAAGACGAGCAACTCGCGATCCTGACCGAGCTGATCGCGCAAACACTTTGCGATCGCAATCCAGGCTTCCGGGAAGTCATCGAGCACGGCGGTCACCAGCAGGTCACCCGCCTGATCGAGGAGGTACTACGACGCGGCCGGCCGCTGCCCGACAAGGTGCGCGCCGTCATGCTGCGCACCGACACCGACATCCATCTCGTGGCGTCCGCACTGGGCGACTGTCTGGTCAGCGCGCCGAAGGAGGCACCGGGCCTGCTGATCCCCGCCCAGCTCGCCGACGGCAAGAGCGGCAGGGCGAGACTGAAAGGCGTATTGCGGCACCGCGCCGCCGTGGTCGGCCATGCCGTGCCGGCTCACGAGGCGGCCGCGTCCGTACGCTCCGCATCGCGACTGCTGGATCTGGCGTCCCCGCACGACGGCCCCGAGGCCGGCGTGGTGTTCGTCGACGACCACCTCTCATCCCTCCTGCTCCTCCAGGACGAATCGCTCTCCCGCACGCTGATCGCCCGCCATCTGAGCCCGCTCGCGGGACTGACGCCGGAGCGGTGCGAGCGACTGGAAGCGACCCTGCTGGCCTGGCTCGGCGGCATGGGGGCTCCCGAGGTGGCCAAGGCGCTCAGCATCCACCCGCAGACGGTGCGCTACCGGATGCGCCAGCTCGAGAAGCTGTTCGGGGCCGGCCTGCGCGATCCGCGGACCCGCTTCGAGATCGAGATGGCGCTGCGCAGCCGCCAGCTGATGGCCGGCGCACGGCGGCGGCGTGCGGCCGCCACCCGCCGCCCACACACCGCCGCCAAACCCCGCAGGGCTCTGCCACGCCCCTAG
- a CDS encoding serine hydrolase, with protein sequence MHGSRIATRTRRGLAAAVAAGALLTALTTATSASASTSSTPVGDSQVVCTSKKPGLAPALSQDIADALHGRKGASALAIYDRPTRTRCEFKAGTHFDSASVVKVTVLGALLRQSQEAHRKLTPHEVKQTTAMITKSDNAATSALWHQIRPAGIKHFLSLAGMGHTVPGAGKAWGLTQVTAADQLALMQLLTTDNTVLTAHSRGYALDLMHRVEADQRWGVPAGAPATTSVHVKNGWLPRDTGGWRVNSVGSFTGSGHDYGMAVLSTGSRTMDYGVHTVEGAARVVHRDLAH encoded by the coding sequence ATGCACGGATCACGCATAGCGACCCGGACGCGCCGCGGGCTGGCCGCGGCCGTGGCCGCCGGAGCACTGCTCACGGCACTCACCACGGCGACCTCGGCCTCGGCCAGCACCTCCAGCACGCCGGTGGGCGACTCCCAGGTCGTGTGCACCTCCAAGAAGCCGGGCCTGGCACCCGCCCTGTCCCAGGACATCGCCGACGCCCTCCACGGGCGTAAGGGCGCCTCGGCGCTGGCGATCTACGACCGGCCGACCCGCACCCGCTGCGAGTTCAAGGCCGGCACCCACTTCGACTCGGCGAGTGTGGTGAAGGTCACGGTGCTCGGTGCCCTGCTGCGGCAGAGCCAGGAGGCGCACCGCAAGCTGACCCCGCACGAGGTGAAGCAGACCACCGCCATGATCACCAAGTCGGACAACGCCGCGACCTCGGCGCTCTGGCACCAGATCCGCCCGGCCGGTATCAAGCACTTCCTGTCCCTGGCCGGCATGGGGCACACCGTCCCCGGCGCGGGCAAGGCCTGGGGCCTCACCCAGGTCACCGCCGCCGACCAGCTCGCCCTGATGCAGCTCCTCACCACGGACAACACGGTGCTCACCGCACACTCCCGCGGCTACGCCCTCGACCTGATGCACCGGGTCGAGGCCGACCAGCGCTGGGGAGTCCCCGCCGGCGCCCCCGCCACGACCTCCGTCCACGTCAAGAACGGCTGGCTGCCGCGCGACACCGGTGGCTGGCGGGTCAACAGCGTCGGCTCCTTCACCGGCAGCGGCCACGACTACGGCATGGCCGTCCTCTCCACCGGAAGCCGCACCATGGACTACGGCGTACATACCGTCGAGGGCGCCGCCCGGGTCGTCCACCGCGATCTGGCGCACTGA
- a CDS encoding M20/M25/M40 family metallo-hydrolase: MAERERAGGPAAEQAAVVDGQTLDEVVRFTSELIRIDTSNAGDGTCRERPAAEYVAERLAGAGLTPTLLERSKGRTNVVARIEGTDPGADALLVHGHLDVVPAEPADWSVHPFSGEVRDGVVWGRGAIDMKNMDAMVLAAVRQWARSGVRPRRDIVLAFTADEEASAEDGAGFLADRHAGLFEGCTEGISESGAFTFHADRGMRLYPVAAGERGTAWLKLTARGRAGHGSKVNRDNAVSRLAAAVARIGAHEWPVRLTPTVRAALGRLAELYAVEVAADAPHFDVDALLGRLGAAAELVEPTVRNSANPTMLSAGYKVNVIPGSAVAYVDGRVLPGGEAEFRTTMDELTGPGVSWDYDHREVALQAPVDSPTYGAMRAAIERFDPDGHVVPYCMSGGTDAKQFSRLGITGYGFSPLKLPEGFDYQALFHGVDERVPVEGLHFGVRVLDHFLRTV; encoded by the coding sequence ATGGCTGAGCGGGAGAGGGCCGGGGGACCGGCGGCCGAACAGGCCGCCGTGGTCGATGGGCAGACGCTCGACGAGGTGGTGCGGTTCACCTCCGAGCTGATCCGGATCGATACCAGCAACGCCGGTGACGGCACCTGCCGGGAACGCCCGGCCGCCGAGTACGTCGCCGAGCGGCTGGCCGGGGCCGGGCTGACGCCGACACTCCTGGAGCGCAGCAAGGGCCGTACGAATGTCGTCGCCCGGATCGAGGGCACCGACCCCGGGGCCGACGCCCTGCTGGTGCACGGTCATCTGGACGTGGTCCCCGCCGAGCCCGCCGACTGGAGCGTGCACCCCTTCTCCGGCGAGGTCCGCGACGGCGTGGTCTGGGGCCGGGGCGCCATCGACATGAAGAACATGGACGCGATGGTGCTCGCCGCCGTACGGCAGTGGGCCCGCAGCGGGGTGCGGCCGCGGCGTGACATCGTGCTGGCCTTCACCGCCGACGAGGAGGCCAGCGCCGAGGACGGCGCGGGCTTCCTGGCCGACCGGCACGCCGGGCTCTTCGAGGGCTGCACCGAAGGCATCAGCGAGTCCGGGGCCTTCACCTTCCATGCGGACCGCGGGATGCGGCTGTACCCGGTCGCGGCGGGGGAGCGTGGCACCGCCTGGCTGAAGCTGACCGCCAGGGGCCGGGCGGGGCACGGCTCGAAGGTCAACCGCGACAACGCCGTCAGCCGGCTGGCCGCCGCCGTGGCCCGGATCGGCGCGCACGAGTGGCCGGTCCGGCTCACCCCGACCGTGCGGGCCGCGCTCGGCAGACTCGCCGAGCTGTACGCCGTCGAGGTGGCTGCCGACGCACCGCACTTCGACGTCGATGCGCTGCTCGGCCGGCTCGGCGCGGCCGCCGAGCTGGTCGAGCCGACCGTCCGCAACAGCGCCAACCCGACGATGCTCTCGGCCGGTTACAAGGTCAATGTGATCCCGGGATCGGCCGTCGCGTATGTGGACGGCCGGGTGCTCCCCGGGGGAGAGGCGGAGTTCCGTACGACCATGGACGAGCTCACGGGGCCCGGGGTGAGCTGGGATTACGACCATCGCGAGGTCGCGCTGCAGGCCCCGGTCGACTCCCCGACGTACGGCGCGATGCGGGCCGCGATCGAGCGCTTCGACCCGGACGGCCATGTCGTGCCGTACTGCATGTCCGGCGGCACGGACGCCAAGCAGTTCTCCCGGCTGGGCATCACCGGCTATGGTTTCTCGCCGCTCAAACTGCCCGAGGGGTTCGACTACCAGGCGCTCTTCCACGGCGTGGACGAGCGCGTGCCGGTCGAGGGGCTGCACTTCGGCGTCCGGGTACTCGATCATTTCCTGCGCACGGTCTGA